One Sinorhizobium sp. BG8 DNA window includes the following coding sequences:
- a CDS encoding ABC transporter permease yields the protein MTDKKIAPAGRAVPSRLLQAGAHHALIAALAIVFAIFAALAPGFLTGPNLLSVLVNNFALLAIVSIAMTFAVSAGGIDLSVGTAIDFASFAFVSLVLAGQPIALAAVGGLAGGAVVGIFNALLIAGIGVSPFLATLGTLFVGRSIQQLLTNGGNPVYLPPAGVPEAFRFLGHGAVAGIPVPLIVAFAVVGASWIILARTRFGRVTLASGIQASVVRHSGIALPAHTAATYLLVSIVAAIAGLIVTSTVTVYIPSSGNAFLLNAIGATFMGTTFDRDGRPNIPGTVLGVLLLSIVANGLLLSGLNFYWQQVATGLLIFSVLVVGFAHRKAASRA from the coding sequence GGCGGGCGCACACCACGCGCTCATCGCAGCTCTTGCGATCGTCTTCGCGATCTTTGCAGCGCTGGCCCCGGGGTTCCTCACAGGCCCCAACCTCCTCAGCGTGCTCGTCAACAACTTCGCCCTGCTTGCCATCGTTTCCATCGCCATGACCTTTGCCGTGTCCGCCGGCGGCATCGATCTGTCGGTCGGCACCGCGATAGATTTTGCAAGCTTCGCCTTCGTCTCTCTCGTTCTCGCTGGCCAGCCGATCGCGCTGGCGGCGGTGGGTGGTTTGGCCGGCGGAGCCGTTGTGGGCATTTTCAATGCGTTGCTGATCGCCGGCATCGGCGTGTCGCCATTTCTGGCGACGCTTGGCACACTCTTCGTCGGACGCAGCATCCAGCAGCTGCTGACCAATGGCGGAAACCCCGTTTACCTGCCGCCCGCCGGTGTCCCGGAAGCCTTTCGCTTCCTCGGGCACGGAGCGGTTGCCGGAATTCCCGTGCCGCTCATCGTGGCCTTCGCAGTGGTCGGGGCCTCGTGGATCATTCTGGCGCGAACGCGTTTCGGCAGGGTGACTCTGGCCTCGGGAATACAGGCTAGCGTGGTGCGCCACTCCGGCATTGCGCTACCGGCGCACACGGCGGCCACCTACCTCCTCGTCTCGATCGTTGCGGCGATCGCCGGCCTGATCGTAACGTCCACCGTCACCGTGTACATCCCCTCCTCGGGCAACGCCTTCCTGCTCAACGCCATTGGCGCGACCTTCATGGGAACGACGTTCGACCGCGATGGCCGGCCGAACATTCCCGGCACCGTGCTCGGCGTGCTTCTGCTCAGCATCGTGGCCAACGGCCTTCTTCTCAGTGGTCTGAACTTCTACTGGCAGCAAGTCGCGACCGGACTCCTGATCTTCTCGGTCCTTGTCGTCGGTTTCGCCCATCGCAAGGCTGCAAGCCGCGCCTGA